The proteins below are encoded in one region of Sulfolobus sp. A20:
- a CDS encoding ATP-binding cassette domain-containing protein, with amino-acid sequence MIRAKNVFIGYSDTRPILRNINLEINKNSVLIGPNGSGKTTFINAILGIAKVIKGELTVFNKEVSKLRNFIGISSNNIDFYKIILGKVKDIIRIYASLNNTSDESIISFLKFFNFDSFNNKINELSLGQQKILGNALALSFNSKLALLDEPFENLDPLRRLKMVKVLNQKRDGIVLLTTHEMDLVKRLKGWDLYLVYNGSIYGPFNAEKVNSLYVNKGKVDKALAIIDTNTYCISITEGNGELPLSSIGDIENLEVIINDYGND; translated from the coding sequence ATGATTAGAGCTAAAAATGTGTTTATTGGTTACAGTGACACTAGACCTATTTTAAGGAACATTAATTTAGAAATTAATAAAAATTCTGTACTTATAGGACCAAATGGCTCTGGTAAGACAACTTTCATTAACGCCATTCTAGGAATAGCTAAGGTGATAAAAGGAGAATTAACTGTTTTCAATAAAGAAGTATCAAAACTCCGTAATTTCATCGGGATTTCCTCTAATAACATCGATTTTTACAAAATAATTTTAGGAAAGGTAAAAGACATAATAAGAATATATGCAAGCCTTAACAATACAAGCGATGAAAGTATAATAAGTTTTCTCAAGTTCTTTAACTTCGATTCTTTTAATAATAAGATAAACGAGTTAAGTCTAGGTCAGCAAAAGATTTTAGGTAATGCACTAGCTTTATCTTTCAACTCTAAGCTAGCTTTATTAGACGAGCCGTTTGAGAACCTAGATCCTCTTAGAAGATTGAAAATGGTTAAGGTTCTTAATCAAAAGAGGGATGGAATTGTATTATTGACCACTCATGAGATGGATTTAGTTAAGAGGCTAAAGGGCTGGGACTTATACTTAGTATATAACGGAAGTATTTACGGTCCGTTCAATGCTGAGAAGGTAAATAGTCTCTACGTTAACAAGGGTAAGGTTGATAAGGCTTTGGCGATAATAGATACTAATACGTATTGTATATCAATAACAGAAGGTAATGGAGAGCTTCCACTTTCATCTATAGGTGATATTGAAAATTTGGAGGTTATAATTAATGATTATGGAAATGATTAA
- a CDS encoding MFS transporter has protein sequence MEELFKVVDKSKWTAVHTLMFASLAVGYFMWGVISSIAPLFYPNVNSVLFLLTPTFATLAGDLVLPIFSDRRLGRKTTFFITMSLYSIGTIIIVASVVMAGFNSSTLAKLPFIILLAVGIILGEFGVEGEVPIMLSYTAEMIPLEYRDMILVLAPNFDNIGAMVAALIGFLTYNLTNSFSIELIAISIVAIIGIIFAIIIRLLLPESVRWLVVKGNLDKAEKEIKKIMKETKDVKEREANSKLSLKSRYTFLALIGLSQYLTYGLMAFVVADYFFSQSQIPFIIFIANLGASVSGFIATLLVKNLATRKFALLSYLGGTLSMLPIIFLTTNFNFALFYALLFVNMLFSEFGWAVRTIYEPVLMPGNVRAFLIGLIRIVPITAYAISTYLTSSFSLTEFLIYNTILWAIGGVTTIIWYFRGVDTNLVPLEKLSKR, from the coding sequence ATGGAGGAACTTTTTAAAGTCGTTGATAAGTCTAAATGGACCGCAGTTCACACTCTAATGTTCGCCTCATTAGCCGTAGGATACTTCATGTGGGGAGTTATTTCCTCAATAGCACCTTTATTCTATCCTAACGTGAACAGTGTACTATTTTTACTAACTCCAACCTTTGCAACTCTTGCCGGAGATTTAGTGTTACCAATATTCTCAGATAGAAGACTGGGAAGAAAGACTACCTTCTTCATCACAATGAGTCTGTATTCTATAGGAACTATAATCATAGTAGCTTCAGTTGTTATGGCTGGTTTTAACTCCTCTACCTTGGCAAAATTACCTTTCATTATACTTTTAGCTGTAGGTATAATATTAGGTGAGTTTGGAGTAGAGGGAGAAGTTCCAATAATGTTATCCTATACCGCTGAAATGATTCCATTAGAGTATAGGGATATGATACTAGTGTTAGCGCCTAATTTTGATAACATAGGGGCTATGGTAGCTGCCCTAATAGGCTTTTTAACTTACAATTTAACAAATTCCTTCAGTATAGAATTAATAGCCATCTCAATAGTAGCAATAATCGGAATAATTTTTGCTATAATAATAAGATTACTTCTGCCTGAGTCAGTAAGATGGTTGGTTGTAAAAGGTAATCTTGATAAGGCTGAAAAAGAGATAAAAAAGATTATGAAGGAGACCAAAGATGTAAAGGAGAGGGAAGCTAATAGTAAATTAAGCCTTAAGTCTAGATATACTTTCCTAGCGTTAATTGGATTATCACAATATCTAACTTACGGATTAATGGCTTTCGTAGTAGCAGATTATTTCTTTTCACAGTCTCAAATACCATTCATAATATTCATAGCAAATCTTGGGGCTTCTGTCTCAGGTTTCATTGCAACACTACTAGTCAAGAACTTAGCTACAAGGAAATTTGCCTTGTTGTCTTATTTAGGAGGTACGCTTAGCATGTTACCTATAATATTTCTTACAACTAACTTTAACTTTGCATTATTTTATGCCCTGCTATTCGTTAACATGCTGTTTAGTGAATTCGGATGGGCTGTAAGAACAATATACGAACCGGTTTTAATGCCCGGTAATGTTAGGGCGTTTCTAATTGGATTAATAAGGATTGTTCCCATCACCGCTTACGCAATATCAACGTACCTAACATCTTCATTTAGTTTAACCGAATTCCTAATTTATAATACAATTTTGTGGGCAATAGGTGGAGTTACAACTATTATATGGTACTTCAGAGGAGTTGACACCAACTTAGTTCCGCTTGAGAAGCTAAGCAAAAGGTAA
- a CDS encoding helix-turn-helix domain-containing protein encodes MIKSYTITLTHDDWTLYTEKFSEDELYVKVIKRLPYMNDTLENIIGIIYARDKDVYKKVLKMISKNKMILRFDLVNEYKNKNGIKAVYASVERIDGRIAGMLFKDCLVYEMKESIMSGIEKWNIVAESSSFMKVLPKIRELTYEFKVVENTYDPILSIQNELTHKEMEILKLAVNKGFFDTPKRVGLEELAEELGVSKSAIMQILRKAMAKIAKKTVFD; translated from the coding sequence ATGATAAAAAGTTACACCATAACGCTTACGCATGATGATTGGACACTTTACACTGAGAAGTTTAGTGAAGATGAGTTATACGTAAAGGTAATTAAGAGATTACCTTACATGAATGATACATTGGAAAACATCATAGGGATAATATATGCTAGGGATAAGGACGTATATAAAAAGGTATTGAAGATGATAAGCAAGAATAAAATGATATTGAGATTTGATCTAGTGAATGAATATAAGAATAAAAATGGGATAAAGGCTGTATATGCTTCAGTAGAGAGGATTGATGGAAGAATAGCGGGAATGTTATTTAAGGATTGCCTAGTTTATGAGATGAAGGAGAGCATCATGAGTGGAATTGAAAAGTGGAATATCGTCGCTGAATCTTCCTCCTTTATGAAAGTTTTACCCAAGATAAGAGAGTTAACTTATGAGTTTAAAGTAGTTGAAAATACCTATGATCCTATCCTATCAATTCAAAACGAATTAACACATAAAGAAATGGAAATTTTGAAATTAGCTGTAAATAAGGGATTTTTCGATACACCCAAAAGAGTTGGGTTAGAGGAATTAGCTGAAGAGCTAGGAGTATCCAAATCAGCAATAATGCAAATCTTGAGAAAAGCTATGGCAAAAATTGCTAAAAAAACTGTTTTCGATTGA
- a CDS encoding glycogen/starch/alpha-glucan phosphorylase, with translation MIVSVTPELALDEVPIYAGGLGVLEGDKFIEASESKLPYTVITLFYPKGYANYFVDDEIREELLDYSEIEKKLKSEGEIEINTKPGKVRLRVLTLTKGNAKAVFFKALSPDWAVRVTSRLYVDEDRFDYEYTYIILAKASVEYINSLNNVKAVYAQESLAGLSLIPLHGKYETHLTTHTPGPWGHPYFSSQTLKDEFGIEAQGDVMLTRLLLKYADYVHTVSYKHNHLTKLMLPEANPTPLTNGVSFTRWMHDEIRKIYSQKKYEMLVNAKKKAKEDLLKLLNNYKKVNGDFIVVWARRITKYKRPYFITRLIREVGRDLNVTFIVGGIAHPKDPEGIGYMREFNQLQREYKNVVYVYDYNLSNAKYVLSGGDLLLFTPFSSWEACGTSYMKAGINGVPTLSSRDGGALEVIIDGYNGWLFGDDIREFVDIYNSQKAKEIDERDYKEFKSKFLRILEKAESDKDWYNEVIKNAFTSFTSYTNIKRVLDMIY, from the coding sequence ATGATAGTTTCAGTGACTCCAGAACTAGCATTGGATGAAGTTCCCATATATGCTGGGGGTTTAGGAGTATTAGAAGGAGATAAGTTTATTGAAGCGTCAGAAAGTAAATTACCCTACACAGTAATCACGTTATTTTATCCGAAAGGCTACGCTAATTATTTCGTAGACGATGAAATAAGGGAAGAACTCTTAGATTATTCTGAAATAGAGAAAAAATTAAAAAGTGAAGGAGAAATTGAAATCAATACTAAACCGGGAAAGGTAAGATTACGAGTACTTACTTTAACTAAAGGTAATGCAAAGGCAGTTTTCTTTAAAGCTTTATCCCCAGATTGGGCTGTAAGAGTCACCAGCAGGTTATACGTTGATGAGGATAGATTTGATTATGAATACACTTACATCATATTAGCGAAGGCTTCTGTTGAGTATATTAATAGTTTGAATAATGTGAAAGCTGTTTACGCCCAAGAATCTTTAGCCGGTTTATCTCTAATACCACTTCACGGTAAGTACGAGACTCATTTAACGACACATACTCCCGGACCTTGGGGTCATCCCTATTTTTCTTCCCAAACACTTAAGGACGAATTTGGAATAGAGGCTCAAGGGGATGTAATGCTTACAAGACTCTTACTGAAATACGCTGATTATGTTCACACAGTATCATATAAACATAACCATTTAACTAAACTTATGTTGCCTGAAGCTAATCCAACGCCTTTAACCAATGGAGTTAGTTTTACCAGATGGATGCATGATGAGATTAGAAAAATCTACAGTCAGAAAAAATATGAAATGCTAGTCAATGCTAAAAAGAAGGCTAAAGAAGACTTGTTGAAGCTATTAAACAATTATAAAAAAGTGAACGGAGACTTCATTGTTGTCTGGGCTAGAAGGATAACCAAGTATAAGAGACCATATTTTATTACCAGACTGATAAGGGAAGTGGGAAGGGACTTAAACGTCACGTTTATAGTTGGTGGGATAGCTCACCCTAAAGACCCAGAAGGAATAGGATATATGAGAGAGTTCAACCAATTGCAAAGGGAATATAAAAACGTAGTGTACGTATATGACTATAACCTTAGCAACGCGAAGTATGTTTTATCAGGTGGAGATTTATTATTATTCACTCCATTTTCGAGTTGGGAAGCATGCGGAACTAGTTATATGAAAGCTGGGATTAATGGAGTACCTACATTATCGTCCAGAGATGGTGGAGCTTTAGAAGTAATCATTGACGGTTATAACGGTTGGCTATTTGGAGATGATATTAGGGAGTTCGTTGATATATATAATTCTCAAAAGGCTAAGGAAATTGATGAGAGGGATTATAAGGAATTTAAGAGTAAATTTTTACGTATTTTAGAAAAGGCTGAATCAGATAAGGATTGGTATAACGAGGTGATCAAAAACGCTTTTACTTCCTTTACGTCATACACTAACATTAAGAGGGTACTAGATATGATATATTAG